Proteins co-encoded in one Diaminobutyricimonas sp. LJ205 genomic window:
- a CDS encoding phytoene/squalene synthase family protein, producing the protein MSTELEPLAQYSRAAHRSSARIITEYSSSFGLASRLFARPTRDRVADIYALVRIADEIVDGAAEQAGVDNAGQRDILDELETQTHQAIAVGYSSNLVVHSFARTAREAGIGTELTAPFFASMRRDLSPVDFTEAELREYVYGSAEVIGLMCLRVFLIDHTVAQSTRARLEEGARSLGSAFQRINFLRDLADDFSARGRRYFPGIDPERLTEAEKDALVAQIQADLAAARETISLLPPDCRRAVVAAHALFSALTARLRETPAPQLVRQRVRVPTARKLGILMRSMAGAQ; encoded by the coding sequence ATGAGCACCGAGCTGGAGCCGTTGGCGCAATACTCCCGCGCGGCGCACCGCAGTTCGGCTCGCATCATCACCGAGTACTCGTCGTCGTTCGGCCTCGCCTCCCGATTGTTCGCCCGACCCACCCGGGACCGGGTAGCCGACATCTACGCGTTGGTGCGCATCGCCGACGAGATTGTCGACGGGGCGGCAGAACAGGCCGGCGTCGACAACGCCGGGCAGCGCGACATCCTCGATGAGCTGGAGACCCAGACTCACCAGGCCATCGCCGTCGGCTACAGCAGCAATCTGGTGGTGCACTCTTTCGCGCGCACCGCCAGGGAAGCCGGGATCGGCACCGAACTCACCGCGCCGTTCTTCGCATCGATGCGCCGCGATCTCAGCCCGGTGGACTTCACCGAGGCGGAACTGCGCGAGTACGTATACGGCTCCGCCGAAGTGATCGGGCTGATGTGCCTGCGGGTGTTCCTGATCGACCACACCGTCGCCCAGAGCACCCGGGCGCGCCTCGAGGAGGGCGCCCGCAGTCTCGGCTCCGCGTTTCAGAGGATCAACTTCCTGCGCGACCTCGCGGATGACTTCAGTGCGCGCGGCCGTCGGTACTTTCCCGGCATCGACCCCGAGCGGCTGACCGAAGCCGAGAAGGACGCCCTCGTCGCCCAGATCCAGGCCGACCTCGCCGCTGCCCGCGAGACCATTTCGCTGCTGCCGCCGGATTGCCGCCGCGCGGTGGTTGCCGCGCACGCGCTGTTCTCCGCCTTGACCGCGCGGTTGCGGGAGACCCCCGCCCCGCAACTTGTGCGGCAACGCGTCCGCGTTCCGACCGCGCGCAAGCTTGGCATTCTGATGCGCTCGATGGCGGGGGCGCAGTGA